From a region of the Salminus brasiliensis chromosome 4, fSalBra1.hap2, whole genome shotgun sequence genome:
- the elmod2 gene encoding ELMO domain-containing protein 2, whose product MLGYIWQYFYSSFLRFWLKWFLRQITGKCELQRICAGYTQGALRTTQIEYSLKSSKTKVLQDAVKVKEDAVVDCVAQIMRHKNINEQKDPTFKVTLQQCLMQISGYNTLFNAVEDLRKEVFDSENEDHEKMLLKLWGLLMPSVKLESRITKQWGNIGFQGDDPKTDFRGMGMLGLVNLVFFSENYTNAARQVLSHANHPKLGYSYAIVGINLTEMAYSLLRSGALKAHFYNSVSGKPEMHDFHQLYCYLAYEFDKFWVDEEPESIMEFNIYREKFHDKVKGYLLESDVNLILKVDAKN is encoded by the exons ATGTTGGGGTATatctggcagtacttctattcATCCTTCCTTCGGTTCTGGCTCAAATGGTTCCTCCGACAAATCACaggaaaatgtgaactgcagagGATATGTGCTGGATACACACAAGGAGCTCTGAGGACGACACAGATAG AGTACTCCCTAAAATCCTCAAAAACCAAG GTGTTGCAAGATGCTGTGAAGGTGAAGGAGGATGCTGTGGTGGACTGTGTGGCACAAATCATGAGACACAAGAATATCAATGAGCAGAAAGATCCCAC GTTCAAGGTGACTCTTCAGCAGTGCCTGATGCAAATAAGTGGCTATAACACCCTGTTTAATGCAGTTGAAGATCTAAGAAAAGAGGTGTTTGACTCAGAAAATGAAGACCATGAGAAAATGCTTCTGAAG ttGTGGGGCCTGCTGATGCCATCAGTAAAGCTGGAATCTCGAATCACTAAGCAGTGGGGGAACATTGGGTTTCAAGGTGATGACCCAAAGACTGACTTTAGGGGGATGGGCATGCTTGGTCTGGTAAACCTTGT TTTTTTCAGTGAGAACTACACTAATGCAGCACGACAGGTTCTGTCCCACGCAAACCATCCTAAGCTGGG GTACTCTTATGCCATAGTGGGCATTAATCTGACAGAGATGGCCTACAGTTTGCTGAGGAGTGGGGCTTTGAAGGCTCATTTCTACAACTCTGTGTCAGGAAAACCTGAAATGCACGACTTCCACCAGCTTTACT GTTACCTGGCGTACGAGTTTGATAAATTCTGGGTGGACGAGGAGCCCGAGAGCATCATGGAGTTCAACATCTACAGAGAGAAGTTCCATGACAAGGTCAAGGGGTACCTTTTGGAGTCAGATGTCAATCTTATCTTGAAGGTGGATGCTAAAAACTGA
- the ucp1 gene encoding mitochondrial brown fat uncoupling protein 1, translating into MVGLKPSEVPPPLGVKVLSAGTAACIADLVTFPLDTAKVRLQIQGEKAVEAAKGIRYRGVFGTISTMVRTEGPRSLYNGLVAGLQRQMAFASIRIGLYDNVKSFYTGGKDNPNVGIRILAGCTTGAMAVSMAQPTDVVKVRFQAQMNLQGVARRYNGTMQAYRQIFHQEGLRGLWKGTLPNITRNALVNCTELVSYDLIKEAILRHKLLSDNLPCHFVSAFGAGFITTVIASPVDVVKTRYMNSPPGQYKSAINCAWTMMTKEGPTAFYKGFVPSFLRLGSWNVVMFVSFEQLKRAMMVSRKKMEATM; encoded by the exons ATGGTGGGCCTGAAGCCGTCTGAAGTTCCTCCTCCTCTGGGAGTGAAAGTGCTGAGTGCAGGAACGGCTGCCTGCATCGCCGACCTGGTCACCTTCCCTCTGGACACCGCCAAAGTCCGGCTACAG ATCCAGGGGGAGAAGGCGGTGGAGGCTGCCAAGGGCATCCGCTACCGGGGTGTGTTTGGGACCATCAGCACCATGGTGCGGACAGAGGGGCCACGCTCGCTCTATAATGGCCTGGTGGCTGGCCTGCAGAGACAGATGGCCTTCGCCTCCATACGAATCGGCCTCTACGACAACGTTAAGAGCTTCTACACAGGAGGAAAAGACA ACCCTAATGTAGGTATCCGGATCCTGGCTGGGTGCACCACGGGGGCCATGGCTGTTTCCATGGCGCAGCCCACAGACGTAGTGAAGGTGCGCTTCCAGGCCCAGATGAACCTGCAGGGAGTGGCCCGGCGCTACAATGGCACCATGCAGGCGTACAGACAGATCTTCCACCAGGAGGGTCTCCGGGGGCTGTGGAAAG GAACGCTACCCAACATCACAAGGAATGCCCTCGTCAACTGCACAGAGTTGGTCTCATACGACCTCATCAAAGAAGCCATTCTCAGGCATAAGCTGTTGTCAG ATAACCTGCCATGCCATTTCGTCTCTGCGTTCGGCGCcggcttcatcaccacagtgatAGCCTCTCCTGTGGACGTGGTGAAGACGCGCTACATGAACTCTCCTCCTGGCCAGTACAAGAGCGCCATCAACTGTGCCTGGACCATGATGACTAAAGAAGGGCCTACTGCTTTCTACAAAgg GTTTGTACCGTCCTTCCTCAGACTGGGCTCCTGGAACGTCGTCATGTTTGTGTCATTCGAGCAGCTGAAGAGAGCCATGATGGTCTCCAGAAAAAAGATGGAAGCCACCATGTAG